The Neoarius graeffei isolate fNeoGra1 chromosome 10, fNeoGra1.pri, whole genome shotgun sequence sequence GTGTTGTTGATCCTACagctacataataataataataataataataataataataataataataataataatagaagaagaaaaaaagatgagactattattgttgttgttgttgttgatttctcaCACTCATTCCTCCTGCAGTTTGAGAGAGAAATAATCCTGAACTTGTCTTAACTGATGAATTCAGAAGTTTTAAATAGTGAACTGATGGATTTAAACCTGACAGCTTTAACAGGTGAACAGTATTGGTTTGAATTCTGCCTGGAAacatgtgactgtgtgtgtgtgtgtgtgtggtgcaggattggtgtgtgtgtgtgtgtagagtagaGCTGCTtcacccacactttcctcagtaaGAGAACACACTCAGAGAGGAACAATGTCGGAGCTGCTGAGAATACTGCTCCTCTTACTGCCTGCCATCCTGCACACAGCAAGTGAGTATTAGATCAGCTGCTGAGGTTAGGCTGTGTTAAAGAAAACACCACCTGTGctctgttaaagaaaagaaaagaaaagaaaagaaaagaaaagaaaagaaaagaaaagaaaagaaaagaaaggaaacagacaaagaaacaaaaaagaagCTCGTGTTTAGAAGGATGCAGTTTAAATTTTAATTAATCTAAATTACAATTAAATTTATCAGAGGattattacagaactgcagatttatttatttagtgtttaaaGGCAGGTTTAAGCTCAGAATtagtttttaaaataaacattaaaatcgaTTTAAAATAGACGCTGTATTACTCTCAGTTTTAGCAGTGAAATAAAGCTTTGGTGTTATTTTTCTCTCAGATGGGCATTCCGAGGCAACGGAATATTGGTGCTTCTGGAGCGCTGATGATCTCAGTGACATGGAGCTAATAGATTCTTACATCTTCAATAAGATCAAATATGCAGAGTATAACAGCACTGTGGGGAAGTATGTGGGATACACTGCACACGGCATCTATAACGCAGAGAGATGGAACAATGACACTGCAGGGCTGGAATCGCGGAAAGCCGATCTGGAAAGTTACTGTAAGCACAATGCTCGGCTTTACTACAGCAACGTCCTCAGTAAAGCAGGTGAGATTATTTGTGAACCTCAAAACTTTAATTCTGTAATATTTCCAGTATTTCCTCATTCTGCAGCAGATTTATCTTTATTTGGCAGTGGTTTATTTACTCATATTAAAATACAGAGTATATAATATACACTGAGCTGCTCTTCTCTAGCTGATTAGATACCAAATTAAATTCAGtgtctaaaattattattattattattattattattattattattattattattattattattattattttataatgaATGACTCTCAGCTGTAAGTTGATGATGTTGTGGTTTAATTGTGCAGTTGAGCCTCAGGTTGAGGTCACTTTGGTAAAGAAGTCAGATGGCACTCACCCAGCCAGGCTGATGTGCAGCGCTTACAGCTTTTACCCCCCAAACATTGAGGTGACCTGGCTGAGAAACGGGAAAGAGATTGAGGGAGGTGTAACGTCCACTGAGGAGATGGCTGATGGAGACTGGTACTATCAGATCCACTCACATCTGGAGTACATGCCTGAATCTGGAGAGGAGATCTCCTGTGTGGTGCAACACGCCAGCTTCCAAAAGCCCATGGTCTATAAGTGGGGTGAGTCTGATCATCACAGTCAGATCTAAATATCTGAGTCCACTGTCATGAActgagcttaaaaaaaaacaaaaattgagAGATCCTGTTTCACTCACATCATAACTCATCTTTCAAAACTTGGTGTTCAGTCAACAACAATAAGCAATgagtgaaaaaaaatatataatcatCAAATAAAATTTATTCTGGGTTTTTTTCATAGCTGAAAGTAAAAGTAGTTCTTAGACTGTTGCATAAAAATGCTATTCCATAGCGCTTAGTGCTGCTATTAACTGCTATTACAGTATATGAGTTATTTTTGTAATCTATCTATATAAACCCCTTTCTGTCTCAGATCCCTCGATGTCTGAACCTGATAAGAGTAAGATTGCTATCGGGGCTTCAGGGCTGGTGTTGGGGATCGTGCTTTCAGCTGCTGGATTCATCTACTACAGGAAGAAATGCTCAGGTCAGTGGAAGATTGCAGGAAATCTACAAACAGAAACGTGTATTAGGACATCTGTGTATTTGTTATTAAAATTGAAGTGCTATTAATAATTAATATTTAACCTTGCTACCTGATATTCATCCTTCTGCTTTATTTCTGATTTGTGTTCACAGGACGGATCCTGGTGCCGACATAAACACAGGCATCATTTGAAGTTGACATGTTGGTTTCAGCTTCATTCCCCATATTGGATGGAGTTAATTTACCCATAATGCTCACTGTTTAGCTACAGTTAAGCTGAAATGTGATGATTTTAAGCTCACACATGTGATGTTAATTTTTACAGGTCTGTGAGCAGAGAAACACTGGAGTGTTTGCTGAAATCGCTTTATCTGTTAAACatctgctttattccgaacaattAGAACCTGCTGAGAAATGAGCATTTCATAATATGTGCATCTGCATCTGTATTATCACTTTCCTTAATGTAAGACCAGCTTTCTGTCAGATTTTGCTGAAACTGATGTTAAATATCTTGATTATAGGCTTTATAAGAGTTCTTGAGTAGAAATTTGGCAAACTGAGCTTAGATACTACATTCAGcttaaaaatgtataaattaatTCCTTATAATGCATCTGAAAGTTATGAAATAATTAATTACTATTACAGAAGTAAATGTAGTCTTGTAAAATTTTCATTATTAAATCATTAGCGCCCCCTACAGTCTATTTTAACCTGGAtcacttcctcagttttagtgaTGCTGTTTATTACGATTCAATACTAACAGTTATCTGTAAATTTCTGGTTTTGTATCATCAGTCACTTAAATTTCATTTTAATGGTAAGAACTGGATTGATTTTTGATTCTGTATGGATGCTGACTCTtaatcactggcttccagtaagctacagaattgactttaaagcattgctgctggtgtacaaatctctaaatggtacagggcccaattacctgtctgatatgttgcagcggcctaacccaatcagatctaccagatcgcagcagcaaaatttactggtaaaacctgttgttaaaacaaagtgtggtgaagcagcttttagctactatgcagtacagctatggaaccaactgccagaggacatcaaaaatgctcctgctgttggcagcttcaaatctagactaaagaccaagctgttctcagatgctttctgctaactgataaatatcatcatctttacgttttaaactttacttaacttttacagtctttgtatgttttaaactttacttaacttttattctattttattctgctgtttttttactgaacttttacttcattttattattttatttctactattgtttaattcttctttttttctctcttcttccccctttattttatgtaattttattttctattgtttactgttttgcctttacctctgtaaagcacattgaactgccactgtgtatgaaatgtgctatataaataaacttgccttgccttgccttaataaACTTTTGGTTGTAAAAGAAATTGATGTAAAATTTTCTTAACAGTAAATGGCATTCTATTCATAAATATCATTAGACAAATTTATATACGTTGCATTATATAGCTGATGAAATTAACACAGTTCTTATGAGTAAACTTTTAATCCTGCTGTATTTCTGTGGCGTCATTACAACTGGATTATACATTATGAACTTAATTCAAGCTGAAGTGGAGAATCAGGTCCTGTTTGGGGTCGGGAGCTTCACttcctctggaaaaaaaaaaaaagcaatgcacaaataataataataagaatgaaATGAATTTAAAAGTGAAATGGTTTTCAGTGTGATGGATCATTTTGAGTTTATAAGATGATGCTTTTAATCAGGAGAGTCATTCAGCTGATTCTAAAATGTGTTCTTTAGCTTTGAAAAAACTCCGAACTGAAATATTGCCATTATTTTTTTATCTGCAACACCAGAAAATATACACAATGATTTGATTTACTGTCTACTTTCTATAACAGTACATTTATTATTCTGTCAGAAAATTTTAATCATGTAAGCAAAGCATAATGTTACATTACAGGAATTTATCAGACACTCTTAACCAGAGCAGCATACAACGTACcatgagcagcctggggagcagttggagattAGGTGACTTATTGGTCCAGGGAACCAAACCAGTAACCTTttattcccaaagctgcttctctaaccattaggccatggcttcccaatatAAATAAAGCACAGAGGTGACCAGCTGAGAGTTGTGTGATATTTACAGGTCTATCTGTGACTTCCTTTCAGTCATGGGATTTGACCtcatacacggtggtgtagtggttagcactgtcacctcacagcaagaaggtcctggatttgagccccatggccggcgagggcctttctgtgcggagtttgcatgttctccccgtgtccgcgtgggtttcctctgggtgctccggtttcccccacagtccaaagacatgcaggttaggttaactggtgactctaaattgaccgtaggtgtgaatgtgagtgtgaatggttgtctgtgtctatgtgtcagccctgtgatgacctggcgacttgtccagggtgtaccccgcctttcacccgtagtcagctgggataggctccagctcgcctgcgaccctgtagaacaggataaaacggctacagataatgagatgagatgtggagTTTCAGCTGTGAGTGAAAGGTATAAACTGTATTATAGTTATCAAATCTGGAACAGGATTCCACCCTGGTCAGAGATGTATAAAGTACTGGAGTAGAGGAGTGGAGTAGAAGTACAAGTACTATATCAAAAAAGTGACTTGAGTAGAAGTTGAAGTATTCTTTAAACACCATACTTAAGTGGAAGTACTAAAGTattcaaaatgttttgtactTAAGTACTGCAAGTAGAAGTATTTTAAAAATTACTACTCAAGTACTGAAAGTAAAAGTACACGTATTTTGTATATTAAAgaaagcagtcaaaagtttgaatatCATATTGTTTATGTTATTTCAAACATTTAAAGTTAAGGGCACAATTTCTTTGGCTGAAGCAGCAGTACAAGGACATAAAAGGCCATACAagtgtttatgaaaaaaaaaaaagactattaaAACATCTCAAAGGCTAGAGGGGTATTCCAAGAATACGGCTAAGTGACAAACCTGGGTAAGTTAAGCCGAATGGTAAACCTTATAATAGAACAGCCTGGAAGCATCATTCTCACAAAGCCAAAGGGCTCTTCCATCATCAGGTTAACCACTGCGTCCAGGTTAACTTTCTCAGGTTTGTCTCTTAATCAACTACTTGGAATAGCCCCCAGTAGGCCACATACAAGTATTTCTCATGTAAAAACACACAAGTAGAGCACCTTACAACACTGAGCTCTTTGTAAACAAAAATAGATCCCCCCACAGCATCCCTCCCTTctcttccctgcttgtgcttttttcccctccacagTGTATTCTCTTCTTAAACTGGTATGCATAAAGCAGTCAGTTAGGGAGTTAGAAATCTTTTGTTTAATCTCAAAAGTAGTTGGTTTTCAAAATTGGAGTCATTCAGTCTCGCTCTTCTTTGGCTAAAGACTAATCCTGCGATACTAAAAAGCCTCTCACAGGCTGCTGATGCTGGAAGGGGTGTGTTTAACCTAACAGACATCTTACACACAGCTGGAAAAGACTTGAGCAAGTCCATGTTATCTGCTGAACAGGACAAGTACGCATCTAGCTGTTTGGCGCCATCTTGTGCCTTTGAACCCCTCATGCCAGAAAAAAAGTTGTCTTCATCAGATGAGCTCGATCTGTTGACCTCACCAGACTGCAACGAGAAGTCTTCAATGTATTGTTTGATATAGTCCATTCCTAAGATATAAGAGTACATTATAaacaatggggcggcacggtggtgtagtggttagcgctgtcgcctcacagcaagaaggtctgggttcgagccccgtggccggcgagggcctttctgtgtggagtttgcatgttctccccgtgtccacgtgggtttcctccgggtgctccggtttcccccacagtccaaagacatgcaggttaggttaactggtgactctaaattgagcgtaggtgtgaatgtgagtgtgaatggttgtctgtgtctatgtgtcagccctgtgatgacctggcgacttgtccagggtgtaccccgcctctcgcccgtagtcagctgggataggctccagcttgcctgcgaccctgtagaacaggataaagcagctacagataatgagatgagaatgagatgagattataaacaATAATAGTTTCAACCAGTCATGACAGTAACCACAGATTTAACATGACAACATTGTCAGTAAGAAATAATGATTTTAATGGAAATGACGGCTTTATACAGGCTAAGAAAGGGCTAATGCACTACTAATATCCATGTTAGTAAGCACTTGGTGTATGATTAATATGCAAATCTTAATTGAAAGTGTTCCCTTTCTTACCTATTTTGATTGTCTCATCTTCCTGTGTCCAATTTGTCCGGAACTTTGGAAGCAGAATAGTAGCGGCCACCAGCTCTGGGTCTTCCATCATAGGGTCAAAGCGATCCTCAATGCCCACCTGCAGAGCATCGACAAGGGGCTTGCAGTATTTTAGCGGTAGCTTGATCCCGTCCAGCTTAATTTTCAGGAGCTTGACGGTTAGGAGCAGCCACCCCATCTGGACATTGGTTTCAGCTTGCAAGATGTTAGTTGCTTGGGCGACTGGAGTCATCACAACAGCAAACTCTGACAGGAATGCAAGTTCAGctgggttaaaggaacagtccatcgtacttccataatgaaatatgctcttatcttaattgagacgagctgctccgtacctctccgagctttgcgcgacctcccagtcagtcagacgcagtcagacgcgctgtcactcctgttagcaatgtagctaggctcagcatggccaatggtatttttgggggctgtagttagatgcgaccaaactcttccacgtttttcctgtttacataggtttatatgaccagtgacatgaaacaagttcagttacacaaattgaaacgtagcgattttctatgctatggaaagtccgcactataatgacaggcgtactaacacctctgCGCGCTTCAGCATATCTGAGCTccttatcaatgcgctgccgcagcgcgcagaaggtgttagtacgcctgtcattatagtgcggactttccatagcatagaaaatcgctacgtttcaatttgtgtaactgaacttgtttcatatcactggtcatataaacctatgtaaacaggaaaaacgtggaagagtttggccgcatctaactacagccccaaaaaataccattggccatactgagcctagctacattgctaacaggagtgacagtgcgtctgactgtgtctgactgactgggaggtcacgcaaagctcggagaggtacggagcagttcgtctcaattcagataagagcatatttcattatggaagtacggtggactgttcctttaaacctgTGACGAAggcaagaacatatttcattaacaCACAGGATTAGGTGTTAGGTGATTAGGTGTAACAATAAGAGACAAAAAAAACAGCAGTGCTACATGATCGGCTCATTATCATGCAATGGAATGGTTCATCATTCAGTGTTAATCATTCAATTCAATTGTTGTACAAGCAGACAATATGCACCAGAATTGAGCTTGAGCGAAAGAGTacaatatgatttttttaaaacttaCATTGGAACGTTCAAATCTGTGCAGACAACTCTCATGGCTGCCTCTCCCTTCTCTTTGACAATCCTGAGCAGTCTCTCCACAGCCATGAGCACAGAGTTCCACCTTGTTGCAACCGGTCGCACAAGCTGGAGGGAGCAAGCATCTTCCACGGTTTCAGCTGCTATTGAGGATCTTCACCACTTATTCCAAAGTGCATTGCACTTGCCAAATGTTGAATAGTATAATTTCTTGTACATGTCATTGGACACTGCCTTGCTGGCATCGGTAGTGGCTATTAGGTTAAGAATGTGGCATGCACAACGCTGGTGCTTTGGAAGCTAGAACTCAAAACCATCATCCTCATCCAAAAGTGAAGATACATCAACAAACTCTACCTCCTCCTCATCTTGGTCTGcttctttctcctcctcctcctgaactTGAGCACCAGCATTGTTATTTTCATCTTCAGCAAAGACTTTGAAGGCTTTGATGAAGTTGGAGCCATTGTCTGTGGTCGTTGTGACTATCTTCCCCCGAATTTCAAACTCAGCATGGATATCATTAAGTGCATTTGCCAGAAGGTTAAAAGTGTGAGAGTCTCTTAATCTTTTACAGGCCAGGGTCACAGAGACCCTTTTTAAACTTTCAGGGTCCGGCCAATGGGCCGTGACCCCAAAGAAACTACGCCGCCTGGCTGACCAGCTGTCAGTGGTTGTTGCGATGTGGTCCACAGTTTTCATGGCCTCAATCATTTTGATCTTCATTTGTTTGGCAGCATCATCAATCCTAGATGTGAGTGTGATTCTTGACATTATTTTGGTCTTTGGCACCAGGTCGAACACAAAGTCCCGGAAAGGTTCTTGCTCTACAATGCTGAAAGGCTGAAGTCCTCGGACAACATAATTCACAATGGCCTTGTCAACGGATCAATGGGGCGCTGTCCAGCTCTCTAATAATGTGGGCTGCTTGATGGAGGGGGAGGGAATTGCAGTCTTCCTCATTCGTTTAACTGATGtgaggtccctgcattgggtgtagttttgaaaacaagctgggacccagtatgcctatgccattctctattcctgtgttgataagaaatagaaaacatagagcatatttaacccagggggtaaaccagtctagtctccttcctgtttcaaaacaacatcagagtgcccaagcggatattacttctagactctctgtaaagctagctcttctgaacgttagatcactttcaaacaagtcatttttaattaatgatcttatctgcaaacacaatcttgattttttgcttctaactgaaacttggctggatcaagcaaatagtgctaacacccttattgaagcagctcccccaaattttaatttcatgaatgctacccgacaagggaaaggtggagggattgcaaatatattcaaagcctcttttcaatgtaaacaatcctcacttggtgattttacatcctttgaacacttatgtgcacttgttacatgctctcctaacatattgttattaactatttacaggcctccgagacattcagccaaagtttttctagaagagtttggtgaactgttctcagtcatttgcttagagtttgactgtcttattatatctggggattttaacttgcatgtagataatcctgaaaacacttatgccagagaactacttacacttattgacaacttcaacctagtacaacatgtacaggggccgacccactctcgtggtcatacccttgacctcgtcatcacaaagggtcttactgtttcttatactgttgttgacctggccttatccgatcatttctgttttctctgatgtttctatgtctcctcacattcagaacagctcaatgactatgggtaggagagtcataaacagcaacacatgtgttctctttgagcaagctctctctcagaactcaaccaaaatgtcagactctatagatgatttactggaaatttttaatttaaatatgacccaaattatggatgatattgctccattcaaaatcaaaagaattaatgacaagcagaaagcaccatggaagcagtacccagctgttaaattgcttaagagagaatgtagaaagactgaaagaaaatggcgtaaatctaaacttcacatccattatcaaatacataaaaagatgctttgtaaatataattatgaaattcgtaaagtaagacagtctttcttctccaacatcatcaacaggaatatgaacaatgcccgtgtgctattttcaacagttgagaagctaactaatcccccaccacaattagcacctgcatCAGTAGACTCTTCATCAAAAAAGTCCCTGATGGCATGTACAGCTGCCTCACACCCACTTGGATGACCTGCGCAGAGTCGTAAAGTTCATGCAGAACTCATAATCTCAGGCTTGACGACTGATAATAGCGGGCTAAAGGCCTGCTTGAGCGGAGCTCCATCCTTAAGAAAATCTGGTAACCCATAGAGTTGAtgtttcatggacacacagggatcccagccgtgtCCGTCCGGCCCCGCCCCtcccgattctgattggctgtttgattttggcgggaactCGAAGCGCGAGCGCGCCTACAGAACTTAGTTTTGTCtgcagataatttcatatttatgttttttttccaCTGAGAACAACTCAAACACAATAATCACCATTTTACACACTTTAATACACACTTTACAAAGACGTCAGAACAAGttcaccaaggagagaaagatgaagtgaaacccaggaagagaaagagttttgccagaggaagaaaaggaaaaaagcggtgaaagagcgagagaaaggcgaaaaaatatttcacaagaaaagccacaagctgaaagagaaagaaaacgggtaaaaaatgaatgaatagaaatgatgagttgtaggaatttaattctaaatagtgatgttgattttgaaatccttcgggatctgacaagttgacctgaatccactCCGTGTTTTCATGAATCCTCTATCTTTTGTTTTCAACACACTTTGCTATAAATCCCACCCCTGTCAAAATGGTTCAACCCACGAAACCCTCTATCTGACCCAAgtggtacagtccctcggttCCCCCTAAACCCGGAAGTAGTGGAGTTTGAATGGCGGTGAGTAAAGTGAAGACGGAAATGTCATCACAAAGTTTTACCCAGTAAATGAGAGTGTTTTTCACAGCCCGTGTGTACATTTGCATTTCTTGATAT is a genomic window containing:
- the LOC132892757 gene encoding H-2 class II histocompatibility antigen, E-S beta chain-like, whose protein sequence is MSELLRILLLLLPAILHTANGHSEATEYWCFWSADDLSDMELIDSYIFNKIKYAEYNSTVGKYVGYTAHGIYNAERWNNDTAGLESRKADLESYCKHNARLYYSNVLSKAVEPQVEVTLVKKSDGTHPARLMCSAYSFYPPNIEVTWLRNGKEIEGGVTSTEEMADGDWYYQIHSHLEYMPESGEEISCVVQHASFQKPMVYKWDPSMSEPDKSKIAIGASGLVLGIVLSAAGFIYYRKKCSGQWKIAGNLQTETCIRTSVYLLLKLKCY